The proteins below are encoded in one region of Synchiropus splendidus isolate RoL2022-P1 chromosome 13, RoL_Sspl_1.0, whole genome shotgun sequence:
- the LOC128769926 gene encoding gamma-interferon-inducible lysosomal thiol reductase-like yields MNVRISLLLLVAAWLQSSSAVPSTPCYYPPSEMCSSLEAAVRCGVLRSCLEANFTKLFRTAEPVQLDLYYETLCPGCRMFISEVLFPTWVLLKDILSVNLVPYGNAQETPDGDHYQFECQHGEEECLGNMIEACLLNMTDKAFHIIYCMESSVDVVNAAESCVALYSSDLRWDAVVNCVKGDQGNKLMHQNALKTDALQPPHEYVPWIVINGVHTEKLQQDAMASLFTLVCNMYKGPKPEACGGKCSHFRSYCTKD; encoded by the exons ATGAACGTCAGGATTTCGTTGCTGCTTTTGGTCGCCGCCTGGCTTCAGTCCAGCTCCGCAGTTCCGTCCACTCCATGTTATTACCCTCCGTCTGAGATGTGTTCGTCGCTGGAGGCGGCCGTCCGCTGTGGG GTGTTGCGATCGTGTCTCGAAGCGAACTTCACAAAGTTGTTCCGCACAGCAGAACCAGTGCAGTTGGACCTTTATTATGAGACTCTCTGTCCTGGCTGCCGGATGTTCATCTCAGAAGTGCTGTTCCCAACCTGGGTCTTGCTGAAAGACATCCTGTCGGTGAATTTGGTGCCATATGGAAATGCTCAG GAGACGCCAGATGGGGACCATTATCAGTTTGAGTGCCAgcatggagaggaggagtgtCTGGGAAACATGATAGAG GCTTGCTTGCTCAACATGACAGACAAAGCCTTCCACATCATCTACTGCATGGAAAGTTCCGTTGATGTCGTGAATGCAGCAGAGAGC TGTGTGGCACTCTATAGCTCAGATTTAAGGTGGGATGCCGTGGTGAACTGCGTGAAGGGAGACCAAGGGAACAAGCTGATGCACCAGAACGCCTTGAAGACGGACGCTCTGCAGCCACCACACGAATATGTGCCTTGGATCGTCATCAATGGG GTCCACACTGAGAAACTGCAGCAGGATGCAATGGCGTCCCTCTTCACTCTGGTCTGCAACATGTATAAG ggACCCAAGCCTGAGGCCTGCGGAGGCAAGTGCAGTCACTTCAGAAGTTACTGCACCAAAGACTGA